CCTTCTCCCGGTTTCCAGCCGTGGGGGATGGGGGACCTGGAAAAGTACAGGGCCGTCCCTTCCGAGTCCGTCACCACCTTCACCACATGCCTGTCCCCGTAATGATCGTTGTCGTTGATCGGGACTGCCACCGTGGCGATGTCTGGAGGAGCAGCACCCCGCAGGGGAGCGATGACGGCATCGATGACCTCCGGGTCGATGAGAGGCTCGTCACCCTGGACGTTGACGATGATCCCGGCGTCCAGACCACGGGCCACCTCTCCCAGGCGATCCGAACCGCTCCGGTGACTGCTGCCGGTCATGACGCACCTGCCGCCGAAACCAAGGACCGCTTCCTCGATCCGCCTGTCATCCGTCGCCACGATGACATCCTCGACATCGGCCAGGCAGGCTCTCCGGTAGACGTGCTCGATGAGGGGCTTCCCGTCCAGGTCGGCCAGGGGCTTTCCCGGGAACCGCGTCGAGCCGTACCTCGCAGGTATGACCACCACGGCCTTCATTAAGTCCGTCAACGGCTCGAGTCCCCGATCTCCCTGAAACGGGCCTGCATCTGCTCAACGGTAACGGCCACGGTGCCGACCTCGCCCACGACGATCCCTGCCGCGACGTTTGAAAGGTAAGCGCCGTCGGCCATGGGGAGCCCTGCCGCCATTGCCAGGGACAAAGTGGAGATAACGGTATCCCCGGCCCCGGTCACGTCGAAGACATGACGGCCCAACGCCGGGATGTGGGTGACTTCGTCCATTCCTGAAAAAAGCGTCATCCCCTGGT
The bacterium DNA segment above includes these coding regions:
- the kdsB gene encoding 3-deoxy-manno-octulosonate cytidylyltransferase; translated protein: MKAVVVIPARYGSTRFPGKPLADLDGKPLIEHVYRRACLADVEDVIVATDDRRIEEAVLGFGGRCVMTGSSHRSGSDRLGEVARGLDAGIIVNVQGDEPLIDPEVIDAVIAPLRGAAPPDIATVAVPINDNDHYGDRHVVKVVTDSEGTALYFSRSPIPHGWKPGEGAALRHVGIYAYTKESLLRFVTLSPGKLEVLEDLEQLRALENGMRIAVVTREGFTGIGVDRPEDLERVLKIMLEETF